In Zingiber officinale cultivar Zhangliang chromosome 6A, Zo_v1.1, whole genome shotgun sequence, a single genomic region encodes these proteins:
- the LOC121996015 gene encoding L-lactate dehydrogenase B-like — MEKVSSLSELGLATDIHRSLFRPIHHAAPPSPTKRRTKISVVGAGNVGMAIAQTILTQDLADELALVDAKPDLLRGEMLDLQHAAAFLPRTRILASTDYAVTADSDLCIVTAGARQVPGETRLDLLHRNVALFRLIVPPLARHSPAALLLVVSNPVDVLTYIAWKLSGFPPNRVIGSGTNLDSSRFRFLLADHLEVNAQDVQAYMVGEHGDSSVALWSSISVGGVPVLGQLASDDNKAAVVMEQEVLERIRKAVVDSAYEVIRLKGYTSWAIGYSVASLARSLLRDQHRIHPVSLLAAGFYGIPRDRQVFLSLPAQIGRSGILTVANLHLTDEEAACLQRSAETLWELQQKLEL; from the exons ATGGAGAAGGTCTCATCGCTGTCGGAGCTCGGCCTGGCGACTGACATCCACCGTTCCCTGTTCCGCCCCATCCACCATGCGGCGCCGCCCTCCCCCACCAAGCGGCGCACCAAGATCTCCGTCGTGGGAGCTGGTAATGTCGGCATGGCGATCGCTCAGACCATCCTCACCCAGGACCTCGCCGACGAGCTCGCGCTCGTCGACGCGAAGCCCGACCTTCTCCGCGGCGAGATGCTGGACCTGCAGCACGCCGCCGCCTTCCTCCCCCGCACCCGCATCCTCGCCTCCACCGACTACGCCGTCACCGCCGACTCCGACCTCTGCATCGTCACGGCCGGGGCCCGGCAGGTGCCGGGCGAGACGCGGCTCGACCTGCTTCACCGCAACGTGGCGCTCTTCCGGCTGATCGTGCCGCCGCTGGCGAGGCACTCGCCGGCGGCGCTGCTTCTGGTGGTGTCGAACCCGGTGGACGTGCTGACGTACATCGCGTGGAAGCTGTCGGGGTTCCCGCCCAACCGGGTTATCGGATCGGGTACCAACCTCGATTCCTCTCGCTTCCGCTTCCTCCTCGCCGACCACCTTGAAGTCAACGCTCAAGACGTGCAG GCGTACATGGTGGGGGAGCACGGCGACAGCTCGGTGGCGCTGTGGTCGAGCATCAGCGTCGGCGGCGTTCCGGTGCTGGGTCAGCTGGCGAGCGACGACAACAAGGCGGCGGTGGTGATGGAGCAGGAAGTGCTGGAGCGGATCCGGAAGGCAGTGGTGGACAGTGCGTACGAGGTTATCCGGCTCAAGGGCTACACCTCCTGGGCCATCGGCTACTCCGTCGCCAGCCTCGCCCGCTCCCTCCTCCGCGACCAGCATCGCATCCACCCCGTCTCCCTCCTCGCCGCCGGCTTCTACGGCATCCCCCGCGACCGCCAGGTCTTCCTCAGCCTTCCCGCCCAGATCGGCCGCTCCGGCATCCTCACCGTTGCCAACCTCCATCTCACCGACGAGGAGGCCGCCTGCCTCCAGCGCTCCGCCGAGACGCTCTGGGAGCTCCAGCAGAAGCTCGAACTTTGA
- the LOC121996017 gene encoding protein ROH1-like, which produces MEQRQEQDFDRFHSHVDDRLLALLPTADSSHGLFSLTFLRRLLDAFLSCDDEFRCLLLARGFGGLLSRPGADRAVADLLDRTVKSLDVCRAASLALDSIRHFHRLADTAASAAIPGQGGRACRAIAKLLASFLNSAAARSEGSSGSSGRSSRSGHLRTLGRRSYFSGRNTPPVPANLIVPRGSPAGGEEIAFAVYAMSSVLAFTMWALAAALVCQDGGGTLPSSPVSPRQHLPWAGTMVLLQDRMSEEWRSRKGGVVQLAEMQALQRCAKGLMEAVREGGRPRVEDLAERAMKLAEACRRLEKALAPLERQVREVFHRVVGSRAEVLRCMEQNKRAAAPPIPP; this is translated from the coding sequence ATGGAGCAGCGCCAGGAGCAGGACTTCGACCGCTTTCACTCCCACGTCGACGACCGCCTCCTCGCCCTCTTGCCCACCGCCGATTCCTCCCACGGTCTCTTCTCCCTGACCTTCCTCCGTAGGCTCCTCGACGCCTTCCTCTCCTGTGACGACGAGTTCCGCTGCCTCCTCCTCGCCCGCGGCTTTGGCGGCCTCCTCTCAAGGCCGGGCGCCGATCGCGCGGTCGCCGACCTACTTGATCGAACCGTCAAGTCGCTCGACGTCTGCAGGGCTGCCTCCTTAGCCCTCGACTCGATCCGCCACTTCCATCGGCTCGCCGACACCGCCGCCTCGGCGGCCATTCCCGGCCAGGGCGGCCGCGCCTGCCGGGCCATCGCTAAGTTGCTTGCCTCTTTCCTCAATTCCGCGGCTGCGAGATCCGAGGGGTCGTCCGGATCCTCAGGCCGATCGAGCCGCAGCGGCCATTTGCGGACGCTGGGACGCAGAAGCTACTTCTCCGGCAGGAATACGCCGCCTGTGCCCGCCAATCTGATCGTCCCTAGGGGCAGCCCAGCCGGCGGCGAGGAGATCGCCTTTGCGGTCTACGCGATGAGCTCCGTGCTGGCCTTCACTATGTGGGCCCTGGCGGCGGCCCTTGTGTGCCAGGATGGGGGCGGAACGTTGCCGTCGAGTCCGGTGTCGCCTCGGCAGCATCTGCCTTGGGCGGGGACGATGGTCCTGCTGCAGGACCGCATGTCGGAGGAGTGGCGGAGCAGAAAGGGAGGTGTCGTGCAGCTGGCGGAGATGCAGGCGCTCCAACGGTGCGCGAAGGGGCTAATGGAGGCGGTGAGGGAGGGCGGAAGGCCTCGGGTAGAGGACTTGGCGGAGAGGGCGATGAAGCTGGCGGAGGCGTGTCGGAGGTTGGAGAAGGCGCTGGCGCCGCTGGAGAGGCAGGTGAGGGAGGTGTTCCACCGAGTGGTGGGCAGCCGGGCGGAGGTGCTCCGCTGCATGGAGCAGAACAAGCGCGCTGCGGCGCCTCCAATTCCCCCTTAA
- the LOC121996014 gene encoding L-lactate dehydrogenase B-like, giving the protein MYRTNKLKRDADLEGFCWSAASPYPPFRLPSPIESIRSDLVPQTMQKVSSLSELGFADDVHRALFRPIHQAAPPSPTSRRTKISVIGAGNVGMAIAQTILTQDLTDELALVDAKPDKLRGEMLDLQHAAAFLPRTRILASTDYAVTADSDLCIITAGARQIPGETRIDLLQRNLTLFKEIVPPLARHSPSALLLVVSNPVDVLTYIAWKLSGFPPNRVIGSGTNLDSSRFRFLLADHLEVNAQDVQAYMVGEHGDSSVALWSSISVGGVPVLGQLASDDNKAAVVMEQGVLERIRKAVVDSAYEVIRLKGYTSWAIGYSVASLARSLLRDQHRIHPISLLAAGFYGIPSDRKVFLSLPAQLGRSGVLTVANVHLTDEEAARLRHSAATLWELQQKLDV; this is encoded by the exons ATGTACCGAACAAATAAGCTGAAGAGAGACGCAGACTTGGAAGGGTTTTGTTGGTCCGCAGCTTCACCTTATCCCCCATTTCGTCTGCCGTCGCCAATCGAAAGCATCCGATCCGATCTGGTGCCACAGACCATGCAGAAGGTCTCTTCGCTCTCCGAGCTCGGCTTCGCCGACGACGTCCACCGCGCTCTCTTCCGCCCCATCCACCAGGCGGCGCCGCCGTCCCCCACCAGCCGCCGGACCAAGATCTCCGTCATCGGCGCCGGAAACGTCGGAATGGCCATCGCCCAGACCATCCTCACCCAGGACCTCACTGATGAGCTCGCCCTCGTCGACGCTAAGCCCGACAAGCTCCGTGGCGAGATGCTCGACCTGCAGCACGCCGCGGCCTTCCTTCCCCGCACTCGCATCCTCGCATCCACCGACTACGCCGTCACCGCCGACTCCGATCTCTGCATCATCACCGCAGGAGCCCGCCAGATCCCCGGGGAGACGCGGATCGACCTCCTGCAGCGCAACCTGACCCTGTTCAAGGAGATCGTGCCGCCGCTGGCGAGGCACTCGCCGTCGGCCTTGCTTCTAGTCGTGTCTAACCCGGTGGACGTGCTGACGTACATCGCGTGGAAGCTGTCGGGGTTCCCGCCCAATAGGGTCATCGGATCGGGGACCAACCTCGACTCCTCGCGCTTCCGTTTCCTCCTCGCCGATCACCTTGAGGTCAACGCCCAAGACGTGCAG GCGTACATGGTGGGGGAGCACGGCGACAGCTCGGTGGCGCTGTGGTCGAGCATCAGCGTGGGGGGCGTGCCGGTGCTGGGTCAGCTTGCGAGCGACGACAACAAGGCGGCAGTGGTGATGGAACAGGGGGTGTTGGAGCGGATCCGGAAGGCGGTGGTGGACAGCGCGTACGAGGTGATCCGTCTCAAGGGCTACACCTCCTGGGCCATCGGCTACTCCGTCGCCAGCCTCGCCCGCTCCCTCCTCCGCGACCAGCACCGCATCCACCCCATCTCGCTCCTCGCCGCCGGCTTCTACGGCATCCCCTCGGATCGCAAGGTCTTCCTCAGCCTCCCCGCCCAGCTCGGCCGCTCCGGCGTCCTCACCGTCGCCAACGTCCACCTCACCGACGAGGAGGCCGCCCGTCTCCGCCATTCCGCCGCCACCCTATGGGAGCTCCAGCAGAAGCTCGACGTGTGA
- the LOC121994662 gene encoding uncharacterized protein LOC121994662, giving the protein MGLDESRRASIGASGVEKELATPPSPLESQFPPHSTQVEVEKIDFNVDVEMGSKRTFWTVEEEQHLAKSYINISTDSAIENSQKDKAFWKRIGDYYNETRPYGTKKRDFMALKSHFYGYYSSANEFGSMYNNFWENRHSEGHRVGKKARTSELGAHTSSSNPDASVDADDCEARKRPIGQKVAKKKGKINHAVVEIMEQSIGNMSNMWKEFKGIQQDKVRKIDEFHNNEKVAESEAFRRDYEILMRDTSRMTKQQEDIHKKACEIISKRWGIPY; this is encoded by the exons ATGGGCTTGGATGAATCAAGAAGAGCGAGTATAGGTGCATCCGGAGTCGAGAAAGAACTCGCAACACCACCTTCTCCCCTTGAGTCTCAGTTTCCACCACATTCGACACAAGTTGAGGTggaaaaaattgattttaatgttGATGTAGAGATGGGCAGCAAACGAACATTTTGGACAGTAGAAGAAGAGCAACATCTTGCAAAATCATATATCAATATTAGCACTGACTCAGCAATCGAGAATTCTCAAAAGGATAAAGCTTTTTGGAAGCGTATCGGAGATTACTACAACGAGACTCGGCCATATGGAACTAAGAAGAGGGATTTCATGGCGCTAAAGTCACATTTCTATGGGTATTATTCATCGGCAAATGAATTTGGTTCAATGTACAATAATTTTTGGGAGAATCGTCATAGCG AGGGTCATCGTGTTGGGAAAAAAGCAAGGACATCTGAATTAGGGGCACACACATCCTCGTCCAACCCAGATGCTAGTGTTGATGCGGACGACTGTGAAGCGCGCAAGCGTCCAATTGGGCAAAAGGTGGCAAAGAAGAAGGGTAAAATCAATCATGCAGTGGTAGAAATAATGGAACAAAGCATTGGCAACATGAGCAACATGTGGAAGGAATTCAAAGGTATTCAACAAGACAAAGTTAGGAAGATAGATGAATTCCATAACAACGAGAAAGTTGCAGAATCTGAAGCATTTCGACGTGATTATGAAATCTTGATGAGGGATACTTCAAGAATGACAAAGCAACAAGAGGATATACATAAAAAGGCATGTGAAATAATATCCAAAAGATGGGGAATACCTTATTAG